Proteins found in one Amycolatopsis aidingensis genomic segment:
- a CDS encoding DUF6328 family protein, protein MSNEANGAESRNEQLTRNVNELLGELRVAQAGVQILFGFLLAVVFTSQFREASGLEKALHMTAVLLASVSTALLTAPAVWHRVLFRAGRRAEILRVGNRSVLVGLGCLAAAVTVTVALIAKVVYGFVAMAVFVAVVGVLFGSLWFVVPARIGRHER, encoded by the coding sequence GTGAGCAACGAGGCGAACGGCGCTGAGTCCCGCAACGAGCAGCTCACCAGGAACGTCAACGAGCTGCTCGGCGAGTTGCGGGTGGCGCAGGCCGGGGTGCAGATCCTGTTCGGCTTCCTGCTCGCGGTGGTGTTCACCAGCCAGTTCCGGGAGGCGAGCGGGCTGGAGAAGGCCCTGCACATGACGGCCGTGCTGCTCGCCTCGGTGTCCACCGCGTTACTCACCGCGCCCGCGGTCTGGCACCGGGTGCTGTTCCGGGCGGGGCGCCGCGCGGAGATCCTGCGGGTCGGCAACCGCTCGGTGCTGGTGGGGCTGGGCTGTCTCGCGGCCGCGGTGACCGTGACGGTTGCCCTGATCGCCAAGGTGGTCTACGGCTTCGTCGCGATGGCCGTGTTCGTCGCCGTGGTGGGGGTGTTGTTCGGCTCGCTGTGGTTCGTCGTCCCGGCCCGGATCGGCCGGCATGAGCGCTGA